One window from the genome of Saccharicrinis carchari encodes:
- a CDS encoding DUF4091 domain-containing protein, with amino-acid sequence MNKVTNPKTLLIVLSIFIVASCTQRADKKDCTLNYEEAELPVTITTNWAAVPAGLQAAVGSIDARYVKHEVPETASTSEWSGTAWKGERVSGQLILWSKDSVPNVELKLSNFRSGNNETIKANNMQVRFVRYVITDEFGQGCGERKPEDYAQSLSADVLDNLDCMNLQPKTARPVWVSIDVPMDASPGDYDATLEILTDGKTARELNLSLTVLNRTLPPASEWAFHLDLWQNPYAVARSQNVEPWSDKHWAALEKPMQMLANAGQKVITTTLNKRPWNGQTEDPFDTMIEWRKKTDGTWEFDYTVFDNWVEFMMALGITKQINCYSMVPWGNILFYFDEKTNQEIKVSADPGTKAYEALWKPFLTDFIAHLKTKGWENKTLIAMDERSPKEMKAMLKLLNETAPSLKVALADNHKSYKLYPDQLVDLCVAHGVTVDEKDRAYRARKNYVTTWYVSCAHQFPNVFTFSQPVEAAFIGWYTRAAGFDGFLRWAYNSYVKDAPIDSRFRTWPAGDTHIVYPNGRSSIRFERLIEGIQDAEKIRIIKTNLAQDNSAEAKEKLEAFNQMLAKFNLFKDPGNMEELLADGKRFLNNPELFSY; translated from the coding sequence ATGAACAAAGTAACGAATCCAAAAACATTATTAATTGTATTAAGCATATTCATTGTGGCAAGCTGCACACAGCGGGCTGATAAAAAAGATTGCACCCTCAACTACGAAGAAGCGGAATTGCCGGTTACCATAACCACGAATTGGGCAGCAGTTCCCGCCGGGCTGCAAGCCGCTGTTGGAAGCATTGATGCGCGCTACGTAAAACACGAAGTCCCTGAAACAGCGAGCACTTCTGAGTGGAGTGGCACGGCCTGGAAAGGAGAACGGGTCTCAGGCCAACTTATTCTTTGGAGTAAGGACAGCGTGCCGAACGTAGAACTCAAGCTCTCGAACTTTCGTTCCGGGAATAATGAAACGATCAAGGCCAACAACATGCAGGTACGATTTGTTCGATATGTTATTACCGATGAATTCGGCCAGGGTTGCGGAGAACGAAAGCCGGAAGACTACGCCCAATCCTTAAGCGCAGATGTACTGGACAACCTCGATTGCATGAATTTGCAACCAAAAACAGCACGTCCGGTATGGGTTAGCATTGATGTGCCGATGGATGCTTCTCCCGGAGATTATGATGCTACTTTAGAAATATTAACGGATGGTAAAACGGCAAGGGAACTCAATTTATCGCTTACCGTACTCAATCGAACCTTGCCCCCTGCCTCGGAATGGGCTTTTCATCTGGACCTATGGCAAAACCCTTACGCCGTTGCGCGTAGCCAAAATGTTGAACCATGGTCCGACAAACATTGGGCAGCATTAGAAAAACCCATGCAAATGTTGGCCAATGCCGGACAGAAAGTGATTACCACCACCTTAAACAAACGCCCCTGGAATGGTCAAACCGAGGATCCCTTCGATACGATGATTGAATGGAGAAAGAAGACGGATGGCACGTGGGAATTCGATTATACCGTGTTCGATAACTGGGTGGAGTTTATGATGGCTTTGGGGATTACCAAACAAATAAACTGCTATTCAATGGTACCCTGGGGAAATATTTTATTTTATTTTGACGAGAAGACGAATCAGGAAATTAAAGTTTCTGCCGATCCAGGAACAAAGGCGTACGAAGCCTTATGGAAACCCTTTCTTACCGATTTTATAGCGCACCTAAAAACCAAAGGTTGGGAAAACAAAACCCTCATTGCCATGGACGAACGTTCGCCCAAGGAGATGAAGGCCATGTTGAAGCTGCTCAATGAAACAGCACCCTCCTTAAAAGTAGCACTGGCCGACAACCATAAAAGCTACAAGTTATACCCTGATCAATTGGTTGATTTATGCGTGGCCCATGGCGTTACCGTAGATGAAAAAGACAGGGCCTACCGTGCCAGAAAAAATTACGTGACCACCTGGTATGTAAGTTGTGCCCATCAATTCCCTAATGTATTTACTTTTTCGCAACCTGTTGAAGCCGCGTTTATCGGTTGGTACACCAGGGCGGCGGGTTTTGATGGATTTTTACGCTGGGCCTACAACAGTTATGTGAAAGATGCGCCCATCGATTCCCGTTTCAGAACCTGGCCGGCCGGAGATACCCACATTGTTTATCCCAACGGACGGAGTTCCATCCGCTTCGAACGCCTGATAGAAGGCATTCAAGACGCTGAAAAAATAAGGATAATCAAAACTAACCTTGCGCAAGACAACTCAGCGGAAGCCAAAGAAAAGCTGGAAGCGTTCAATCAAATGCTTGCCAAATTCAATCTGTTTAAAGACCCTGGCAATATGGAAGAATTGCTTGCAGATGGAAAGCGCTTTTTGAACAATCCGGAGCTCTTTAGCTATTAG
- a CDS encoding sulfatase family protein, translating into MIYLIKFYGCLILMGLSLSCTSSIETEKPNVVIIYTDDLGIGDVSSYQMGQLKTPGIDRLADEGIRFDNAYATSATCTPSRYSLLTGEYPWRNKRAAVLQGNAALLIDPSAPTLPKLFKENGYSTGVVGKWHLGLGDGNINWNTHIDLGPNKVGFDYSYIMAATNDRVPTVYVQNGDVVDLDKNDPIMVDYRQNFEGEPTGKENPELLKVHPSHGHNMSITNGISRIGFMKGGQSALWVDEDMADTFLVRAKQFVKKHKDKPFFLYYALHQPHVPRVPHPRFAGKSGMGPRGDVILEADWCVDEFLKTLDELGLSENTIVIFSSDNGPVLDDGYHDQSPELVGTHTPWGNLRGGKYSLYDAGTHVPFMLRWQGKIKPGVSDALISQIDLYASFATLFKTENKRPDSQDLLNVLMGKSVKGRDHHITEGLQGRLAFREGDWVLIPPHKGGKKISWGVDMETGFSLRPQLYNLKDDPGQKMNLAEDYPEKTEQMMKIFEGIKSEN; encoded by the coding sequence ATGATCTATCTGATAAAGTTTTATGGCTGTTTAATATTGATGGGGCTTAGCCTGAGCTGCACCTCATCTATAGAAACCGAAAAGCCAAATGTTGTTATTATCTATACCGATGATCTCGGGATAGGCGATGTAAGCTCCTATCAAATGGGGCAGTTGAAAACACCGGGAATAGATAGGCTTGCGGACGAGGGTATCCGCTTTGATAATGCCTATGCCACCTCTGCCACTTGCACACCCAGCAGGTACAGCCTTCTTACGGGCGAGTACCCGTGGAGGAATAAGCGTGCAGCCGTACTACAGGGAAATGCTGCCCTGTTAATAGATCCATCCGCACCCACCCTACCCAAGCTTTTTAAGGAAAATGGCTATTCCACCGGTGTAGTGGGCAAATGGCACCTCGGACTTGGCGATGGAAATATTAACTGGAACACGCATATTGACCTGGGACCCAATAAGGTTGGCTTTGATTACTCCTATATAATGGCGGCCACCAACGACCGTGTACCAACCGTTTATGTGCAGAACGGGGATGTCGTTGACCTGGACAAGAACGATCCGATTATGGTTGACTACAGGCAGAACTTTGAAGGGGAACCTACCGGCAAAGAGAACCCTGAGCTGCTAAAAGTTCACCCAAGCCATGGCCATAATATGAGCATTACAAACGGCATCTCGCGTATTGGATTTATGAAAGGCGGGCAATCGGCTTTATGGGTAGATGAAGATATGGCAGATACCTTTCTGGTAAGGGCAAAGCAGTTTGTAAAGAAACATAAAGACAAGCCCTTTTTCTTGTATTATGCTTTACACCAACCGCATGTACCCCGTGTGCCACATCCACGATTTGCGGGCAAATCAGGTATGGGACCCCGAGGTGATGTGATACTGGAAGCCGATTGGTGTGTAGATGAATTTCTAAAAACACTGGATGAACTGGGCCTATCCGAAAACACCATCGTAATCTTCTCCAGCGACAACGGTCCCGTGCTGGATGATGGCTATCACGATCAATCGCCCGAATTAGTGGGTACACATACGCCCTGGGGCAATCTTAGAGGGGGTAAATACAGCCTTTATGATGCCGGCACTCACGTCCCGTTCATGCTACGGTGGCAAGGTAAAATAAAGCCGGGCGTATCAGATGCTTTGATTTCTCAAATCGACCTGTATGCTTCATTTGCAACTCTGTTTAAAACAGAAAACAAGCGACCCGACAGTCAAGACCTGTTAAATGTACTTATGGGAAAATCCGTGAAAGGAAGAGACCATCATATCACGGAAGGTTTACAAGGACGTTTGGCATTCCGTGAGGGAGACTGGGTATTGATACCGCCACACAAAGGTGGTAAAAAAATTAGCTGGGGAGTAGATATGGAAACCGGTTTTTCATTACGGCCCCAGTTGTATAACCTGAAAGATGATCCCGGCCAAAAAATGAACTTAGCAGAAGACTATCCGGAAAAAACAGAGCAGATGATGAAAATATTTGAGGGTATCAAATCCGAAAATTAA
- a CDS encoding sulfatase — MTKLKLLLSITVVAFLSIQQIQAQSTQSPNFVLIVADDLGYADLSINGSGQIATPNIDRLARDGVNFTNGYVSAPVCSPSRAGLLTGKNQVSFGYDNNLAGNQPGFDPAYLGLPITQLTIADRLKELGYATGLIGKWHLGDQPQFHPTKRGFDEFWGYTGGGHDYFKAEPNGKGYLSPIECNYKTPQTITYLTDDKGDECVDFIKRHKEEPFFLFASFNAPHTPMQATKADLELYRHIANERRRTYCAMVHRLDVNIGRILQTLEEESLNENTLIVFISDNGGPVDSNASINAPLNGQKGTLLEGGIHVPFIMKWSDHLPAGKTYHHPVISLDFAATFLQAAGVTPKHSEKLDGVNLIPYICGIKKTKPHESFNWRFTISAAIREGDWKLIRLPDRLPMLYNLSKDISEQNNVALQHLERTKSMLKKLGDWDIHQPHPLFLEGAVWKIRQLELYDLTYPLEQPK, encoded by the coding sequence ATGACGAAACTTAAATTACTTCTATCTATAACTGTTGTAGCTTTTTTAAGTATTCAACAAATTCAAGCTCAATCAACACAATCTCCCAATTTTGTTTTAATTGTAGCCGACGACCTGGGTTATGCAGATTTGAGCATCAATGGCAGCGGGCAGATAGCCACCCCAAATATCGATCGCCTGGCGCGCGACGGCGTCAACTTTACCAATGGCTATGTTTCGGCACCTGTCTGCAGCCCTTCGCGTGCCGGATTGCTAACAGGTAAAAATCAAGTGAGCTTTGGTTACGACAATAATTTGGCCGGTAACCAACCGGGTTTCGATCCAGCATATCTCGGTCTGCCCATTACCCAACTTACCATTGCCGACAGACTTAAGGAACTAGGCTATGCAACCGGTTTGATAGGTAAATGGCATTTGGGCGACCAGCCTCAATTTCATCCTACTAAAAGGGGCTTCGACGAGTTTTGGGGATACACCGGTGGCGGGCATGATTATTTTAAGGCCGAACCAAATGGCAAAGGCTATCTGTCGCCCATCGAGTGCAACTACAAAACACCACAAACCATTACGTACCTTACCGACGACAAAGGGGATGAGTGCGTAGATTTTATCAAGAGGCATAAAGAGGAGCCTTTTTTTTTATTTGCTTCGTTTAATGCACCGCATACACCTATGCAAGCCACCAAAGCCGATTTGGAACTTTATCGGCACATAGCAAACGAACGAAGAAGAACCTATTGCGCCATGGTCCATAGGCTCGATGTAAACATAGGGCGCATCCTACAAACCCTGGAAGAGGAGAGTTTAAACGAAAATACTTTGATTGTTTTTATCAGCGACAACGGTGGTCCGGTGGATTCGAACGCTTCGATAAATGCCCCGCTTAACGGACAAAAAGGTACTCTGCTCGAAGGAGGCATCCATGTCCCTTTTATCATGAAGTGGAGCGATCACTTGCCGGCGGGTAAAACATATCACCATCCTGTGATATCTCTTGACTTTGCGGCCACCTTTTTACAAGCGGCGGGAGTCACCCCAAAGCATTCAGAAAAACTGGATGGCGTAAACCTGATACCTTATATTTGCGGTATAAAAAAAACAAAACCACACGAATCGTTTAATTGGCGTTTTACTATAAGTGCGGCCATTCGCGAGGGTGACTGGAAATTGATACGGCTGCCCGACCGCCTGCCCATGCTCTACAATTTATCCAAGGATATTTCAGAACAGAACAATGTGGCTCTTCAGCATTTGGAGCGAACAAAATCCATGCTTAAAAAGCTGGGCGATTGGGATATACATCAGCCTCATCCCCTATTTTTGGAAGGGGCCGTATGGAAAATCCGACAATTGGAATTGTACGACCTCACCTATCCATTGGAACAACCTAAATAA
- a CDS encoding RagB/SusD family nutrient uptake outer membrane protein, which produces MKIYTFLFLLALTAMSCSESFLDVAPKDALSPSTFWKTEQDVQLALTGCYNGFESGSGLMYRECGSDNGYNNFPWEGWTNIGNGSVTAANPGSNYFGYSTIYRCNEFLTSLGEADIPGIDLTVYEAQARFIRAYKYYQMVVNHGDVPLITVNFDHPDEAKIPRDPKETVIKFIEDELTTIIDILPESYPQEDFGKATKGAAQALLMRMKLYYGKYQEALTVAKSIEGYELHPDYITLFNPDNEQNKEVIMSVQYTPDLYSLNYTPFLPNGSGGWSSVVPTQQLVDSYEMANGLTIDEALVTGDYDPQNPYKDRDPRLRATIIYPGQMWQGEPYRSVEKDDVNHYQKANNSSKTGYNFRKYLNYLNDAPDAQYWNSGADIFIFRYAEVLLTIAEAKIELGQIDDELYKALDDVRTRAGMPAVDRVKYNTADQLRMLLQNERRVEFAMEGLRRDDIIRWEIAPQVMSGIHKGVKEGVVLESQMVNGDHNVLLDQPQITVETRTFEAPKNYLLPIPQSAIDKNPNLLPNNTGF; this is translated from the coding sequence ATGAAAATATATACATTTCTTTTTTTACTGGCTCTAACGGCCATGTCGTGCAGCGAGTCTTTTCTAGATGTCGCACCAAAAGATGCGCTCTCCCCTTCTACCTTTTGGAAGACAGAGCAAGATGTTCAATTAGCGCTTACCGGGTGTTATAACGGATTTGAGAGTGGTAGCGGTTTAATGTACCGCGAGTGTGGATCGGATAACGGTTACAATAACTTCCCCTGGGAAGGTTGGACCAATATTGGTAACGGAAGTGTTACGGCAGCCAATCCCGGTAGCAACTACTTTGGCTACTCTACTATTTATCGTTGCAACGAGTTTTTAACTAGTTTAGGCGAGGCCGATATACCGGGCATAGATTTAACGGTATATGAGGCACAGGCACGTTTTATCAGGGCCTATAAGTATTATCAAATGGTTGTAAACCATGGCGATGTGCCATTGATAACAGTAAACTTTGATCATCCGGATGAGGCTAAAATTCCGCGCGACCCAAAGGAAACGGTAATTAAATTCATTGAAGATGAGTTAACTACCATTATCGATATTCTTCCAGAGAGTTATCCACAGGAAGACTTTGGAAAAGCTACCAAGGGGGCAGCCCAAGCTTTACTTATGCGCATGAAGTTGTACTATGGCAAATATCAAGAAGCATTGACTGTAGCCAAAAGTATAGAGGGTTATGAACTTCATCCTGATTACATTACATTATTTAATCCGGATAACGAGCAAAACAAGGAGGTAATCATGTCAGTACAATATACGCCCGACCTTTATAGCTTAAACTACACACCTTTCCTCCCCAATGGAAGCGGTGGTTGGTCATCGGTGGTACCAACCCAACAATTGGTCGACAGCTACGAAATGGCCAACGGACTTACCATTGACGAAGCACTCGTAACAGGTGATTACGATCCGCAAAACCCATATAAAGATCGTGATCCGCGCTTGAGGGCCACCATTATATATCCCGGACAAATGTGGCAGGGTGAACCTTATCGTTCGGTTGAAAAGGATGATGTAAATCATTATCAAAAAGCCAACAACTCCTCTAAAACCGGTTATAATTTCCGCAAGTATCTCAACTATTTAAATGATGCACCCGATGCACAGTATTGGAATTCAGGTGCTGATATTTTTATCTTCCGCTATGCCGAGGTACTTCTCACCATTGCAGAGGCAAAAATTGAGCTTGGTCAGATAGATGATGAGTTATATAAGGCCTTGGACGATGTTAGAACAAGAGCCGGAATGCCTGCCGTTGATCGCGTAAAGTACAATACTGCCGATCAGTTACGCATGTTGCTCCAAAACGAGAGAAGGGTAGAGTTTGCCATGGAAGGATTACGACGAGACGACATCATCCGCTGGGAAATTGCACCTCAGGTAATGTCAGGCATCCATAAAGGAGTCAAAGAAGGTGTTGTGCTGGAATCTCAAATGGTTAACGGTGATCACAACGTATTGTTAGATCAGCCACAAATTACGGTCGAAACAAGAACCTTTGAAGCACCAAAAAACTATTTACTGCCTATTCCACAAAGTGCCATCGATAAAAATCCAAATTTACTCCCTAACAACACTGGGTTTTAA
- a CDS encoding TonB-dependent receptor encodes MKKNRTDGGSGNLHFTKLLRVMKITWLLLTIALVQASASTSYSQSTKLTLDFQNVMLKEVFEEIENTSEFRFFYDSKEIDPSVHVSVNTKDSDIHVILEQILNSSDISYEIIDRYIVLKKDNQTSSAEIALANVQQQGKTVTGTIRDANGEPIPGASIVVKGTTTGTISDMDGNFTLSGVPEDATLQFSFVGMNSVEVSAAGQSTFNIVLQEETMGLDEVVVVGYGVQKKVNVTGSVATVDSKMLENRPMSSVSAGLSGLLPGVYVKQTSGLPGGDGGSIRIRGTGTLNNSSPMVIVDGVESSMNEISPEDIGSISVLKDAASAAIYGSKAANGVILITTKSGKVGVPQVRYSGDFGWQAATDLPEYLGSAEYAEMYNEALLNDGKTERFTPEDIALFKNGTDPYGHPNTDWLDMLYSGSGFQTSHNVSLAGGTENTTYRTSVNYQKQEGIIEHTGKDRYNVRTNVTSSPYSWLTSNVNLSYTRQSVYEPNNAYVGGGLDQIIRQAYRIAPWIPYKYEDGTYGTISDGNPMAWIDQGKQIDKMQNFFLGVGSLTFTVTEGLTVKGTASIRTYKEDKNSLNKEIQYNPSKYHGPTKMEQLYTNTERITGDLVANYTKSFGGGHNIAAMVGYHAESYDYKRTKAYRENFPSTSLGDLNGGATKGMVAEGYTRELNMLSYFGRVNYDLNSKYLFEANLRYDASSRFHEDNRWGAFPSFSAGWRLSEENFMAGLRETVDNLKVRVSWGMLGNQDALNEYYPTIPTLSLGKDYPFNSQINSGAAIVNAKNKDLVWEKTTSWGIGLDIMLKSKINLTLDYYDRRTEDIIMKVPSPETFALSDFYDNVGEMSNKGFEATFQYNDKFGEVGFNFGGNFALNTNELISLAGQNQVIDGRYLRRIGEPVDVFYGYKTNGLYQSTQDIADWAENTLYGTSKIKPGDLRYVDVTGDKKVTSDDRTILGKSTPDFIFGFNLGANYKNFDIMALFQGTLGGYGYMDFDAVGAVSGDSSKPSALWKNRWTPSNTNTSVPRVTASTSGVSMPQNSTTEYWLRSTDFLRLKNLQIGYNIPKSVLQNVGISKVRIYYSGDNLLTFTNYLKGFDPEAPSGRGSGYPVVMVNSFGVNVTF; translated from the coding sequence ATGAAAAAAAACAGAACTGATGGAGGTTCCGGCAACCTTCATTTCACGAAACTTTTAAGAGTTATGAAAATTACATGGCTGCTTTTAACGATAGCCCTGGTGCAGGCTTCGGCCTCAACAAGCTATTCGCAATCAACAAAACTGACCCTGGACTTCCAGAATGTGATGCTTAAAGAGGTTTTTGAGGAAATTGAAAACACCTCAGAATTCCGGTTTTTTTACGACAGTAAAGAAATCGATCCCTCGGTGCATGTATCGGTCAACACCAAGGATTCGGATATTCATGTGATATTGGAGCAAATTTTAAACAGTTCCGATATAAGCTACGAAATTATTGACAGGTACATTGTGCTGAAAAAAGATAATCAAACAAGCAGTGCAGAGATAGCACTTGCCAATGTGCAGCAGCAAGGCAAAACCGTTACAGGTACCATTCGCGATGCCAACGGAGAGCCCATCCCTGGTGCTTCCATCGTGGTGAAAGGCACCACCACCGGCACTATCAGCGACATGGACGGGAATTTCACCCTGTCGGGTGTACCCGAAGATGCAACGCTGCAATTTTCATTTGTGGGGATGAACAGCGTTGAGGTGTCGGCAGCTGGACAAAGCACTTTTAACATTGTACTGCAAGAAGAAACAATGGGCCTTGACGAAGTTGTTGTTGTGGGCTATGGTGTACAGAAGAAGGTGAATGTTACCGGATCGGTTGCCACCGTAGATAGCAAGATGCTCGAAAACAGACCGATGAGTAGCGTTTCGGCCGGTTTATCAGGATTACTACCAGGGGTATATGTTAAGCAAACCAGCGGACTGCCAGGTGGTGACGGTGGTAGTATCCGAATTAGAGGAACAGGTACCTTAAACAACTCATCGCCCATGGTTATTGTGGATGGTGTAGAGTCGAGCATGAACGAAATATCCCCCGAGGATATTGGTTCCATTTCCGTATTGAAGGATGCCGCCTCGGCCGCCATTTACGGTTCAAAAGCCGCCAACGGTGTAATCCTCATTACTACAAAAAGCGGTAAAGTAGGTGTGCCACAGGTACGCTACTCCGGCGATTTTGGCTGGCAGGCTGCCACAGACTTGCCCGAATATCTGGGCTCTGCCGAATATGCCGAGATGTATAATGAGGCATTGCTTAACGACGGTAAAACAGAACGATTTACTCCCGAAGACATAGCACTTTTTAAAAATGGTACGGATCCCTACGGCCATCCCAACACCGATTGGTTGGATATGCTATATTCAGGCTCCGGGTTTCAAACATCACACAATGTTTCATTGGCAGGCGGTACTGAAAACACCACCTACCGCACCTCTGTAAACTATCAAAAGCAAGAGGGCATCATTGAACATACCGGCAAAGATCGATACAACGTACGAACCAACGTAACCAGCAGTCCGTACAGTTGGCTCACCTCAAACGTAAACCTTTCTTACACGCGTCAATCCGTATATGAGCCCAACAATGCTTATGTAGGTGGAGGCCTAGATCAGATTATCAGACAAGCCTATCGAATAGCACCTTGGATACCATACAAATACGAGGATGGCACTTATGGAACAATCTCCGATGGCAACCCAATGGCTTGGATTGACCAAGGAAAGCAGATCGATAAGATGCAGAACTTTTTTCTCGGTGTAGGTTCGCTAACCTTTACCGTTACCGAAGGATTGACCGTTAAAGGTACCGCATCCATCCGAACATATAAGGAGGACAAAAACTCTTTAAACAAAGAGATACAATATAATCCCTCAAAGTACCATGGCCCTACAAAAATGGAGCAGTTGTACACCAATACAGAAAGGATTACAGGCGATTTGGTAGCCAATTACACAAAGTCCTTCGGTGGCGGGCACAATATTGCTGCCATGGTCGGTTACCATGCCGAGTCGTATGATTATAAGCGTACAAAAGCCTACCGCGAGAACTTCCCCAGCACTTCCTTGGGTGATTTAAACGGTGGTGCTACTAAAGGTATGGTAGCTGAGGGATATACCCGCGAGCTAAATATGCTATCGTATTTTGGCCGTGTCAATTACGACCTGAACAGCAAGTACCTGTTTGAGGCCAACCTGCGTTACGATGCGTCATCACGTTTTCACGAGGACAACCGATGGGGCGCCTTTCCATCCTTCTCTGCCGGATGGAGACTCTCGGAAGAGAATTTTATGGCCGGTCTCCGAGAAACCGTAGACAACTTAAAAGTAAGGGTTTCGTGGGGAATGCTGGGTAATCAGGATGCCTTAAACGAATATTACCCTACCATACCCACCCTTTCGTTGGGAAAAGATTATCCTTTTAACAGCCAAATAAACTCAGGCGCTGCCATTGTAAACGCCAAAAACAAAGATTTGGTTTGGGAAAAAACAACTTCATGGGGTATCGGGCTTGACATTATGCTCAAATCAAAGATTAACCTTACTTTAGATTATTACGACCGCAGAACTGAAGATATTATTATGAAGGTTCCTTCGCCTGAAACATTTGCCTTGTCCGATTTTTATGACAATGTGGGTGAGATGTCAAATAAAGGATTTGAAGCTACATTCCAGTACAACGATAAATTTGGTGAGGTAGGGTTCAACTTTGGAGGCAACTTTGCTTTAAACACCAACGAGCTGATTTCGCTGGCCGGACAAAATCAAGTAATTGATGGCAGATACCTGCGTAGGATCGGTGAACCAGTAGATGTTTTTTACGGATACAAAACCAACGGACTATATCAATCGACACAGGACATAGCCGATTGGGCTGAGAACACCTTGTACGGAACTTCAAAAATTAAACCCGGCGACCTGAGATATGTGGATGTAACAGGTGACAAAAAAGTTACTAGTGACGATCGCACTATTTTGGGTAAATCTACACCTGATTTTATTTTTGGTTTTAACCTGGGTGCCAATTATAAGAATTTTGACATCATGGCCCTTTTCCAGGGAACTTTGGGAGGTTATGGCTATATGGACTTTGATGCCGTAGGCGCAGTTAGTGGCGATTCCAGCAAGCCATCGGCCTTGTGGAAAAACAGATGGACACCGAGCAACACCAATACCTCTGTACCCCGTGTTACAGCAAGTACATCCGGTGTAAGTATGCCGCAAAACTCAACTACTGAATACTGGCTCAGGAGTACCGACTTTTTACGACTAAAGAACTTGCAAATAGGATACAATATACCGAAAAGCGTACTTCAAAATGTGGGTATATCTAAGGTAAGGATTTATTACAGCGGCGACAACCTTTTAACTTTTACCAACTACTTAAAAGGGTTCGACCCTGAGGCACCCTCTGGTCGAGGAAGTGGATACCCCGTAGTGATGGTTAATTCCTTTGGCGTGAATGTTACATTTTAA
- a CDS encoding FecR family protein → MDKEKIIEKILNGEKLTDSPELLAWVELAEENRQEYIRYTNLRALMQRGKEMDDEQIRDGMRRVKAKTNRAHRSFSFKQILKYAAIIILGLMAGYFIHPHTLNQKIAMTEISVPKGNRTYLTLPDGSNVWLTNGSKLIYPERFNGKTRDVQLMGEAFFTVAHNAKKPFMVNVGQHRIRVLGTEFSLVAYPDDNEIQVDLLSGKVEMEVNLGDGTDNYKSAALEPLHSLVLDKTSRKLSRSKIQDDFLNYWRKGMYQFQDESFLSLTKKINRIFGVELIFEDELLKNRTFTGTFNIDDNIYTMMEVFKQASGEAFDYRVDRNKIYLKSIK, encoded by the coding sequence ATGGATAAAGAAAAAATAATAGAAAAAATACTGAACGGAGAAAAGTTGACGGACTCGCCGGAGCTGTTGGCCTGGGTAGAACTTGCCGAAGAAAACAGGCAAGAATATATCCGATATACAAATTTACGCGCTTTGATGCAACGAGGAAAGGAAATGGATGACGAACAAATCCGGGATGGCATGCGCCGCGTGAAAGCTAAAACTAACAGAGCACACAGGTCGTTTTCTTTTAAACAAATCCTTAAATATGCAGCCATCATAATACTCGGTTTAATGGCCGGGTATTTTATCCATCCGCATACCCTCAACCAAAAAATTGCCATGACCGAAATTTCCGTACCAAAAGGTAATCGTACTTACCTTACCCTACCCGACGGAAGCAACGTATGGCTAACAAATGGTTCTAAATTAATTTACCCTGAACGATTCAACGGAAAAACAAGAGACGTGCAATTGATGGGCGAGGCATTTTTTACCGTGGCGCACAACGCAAAAAAACCTTTTATGGTAAACGTGGGGCAACACCGCATCCGGGTATTGGGCACCGAATTCTCTTTAGTAGCCTACCCCGACGACAATGAAATTCAAGTTGACCTGCTATCGGGGAAAGTAGAAATGGAAGTAAACCTTGGGGACGGAACTGACAATTATAAGTCGGCCGCACTGGAACCTTTGCATAGTTTGGTGCTGGATAAAACATCGCGTAAGCTAAGCCGATCCAAAATTCAGGATGATTTTTTAAACTACTGGCGCAAAGGGATGTATCAATTTCAAGATGAATCGTTCCTTAGCCTAACCAAGAAAATTAACCGCATATTCGGTGTTGAACTTATTTTTGAAGATGAGCTTTTAAAGAATCGCACTTTTACCGGAACATTTAATATCGACGACAACATCTACACCATGATGGAAGTTTTTAAACAAGCCTCCGGCGAAGCTTTTGATTACCGAGTGGATAGAAATAAAATCTATTTAAAATCTATAAAATAA